In the genome of Raphanus sativus cultivar WK10039 chromosome 4, ASM80110v3, whole genome shotgun sequence, one region contains:
- the LOC108850709 gene encoding PLAT domain-containing protein 1-like → MALQNVLFISVLIATISIVASTENCEYTIYVKTGTRRDSGTDSIIGAVFADKDGNHIEIKDLVSWGGTTPGRDYFENSNLDIFTGTELCLPNPVCFMRLFSDNSGNKPGWYAEYVKVTWSKIGTPSKTHHFTVEQWLALSEKPYQLHAERNDCPRVIKKGAYAYSTA, encoded by the exons ATGGCTCTTCAAAACGTTCTCTTCATCTCCGTCCTCATCGCCACCATCTCCATCGTTGCATCCACG GAAAATTGCGAATACACAATATATGTCAAAACCGGAACAAGAAGAGACTCCGGCACAGATTCGATCATAGGGGCTGTATTCGCCGACAAAGATGGAAATCACATCGAAATTAAAGACCTAGTGAGTTGGGGTGGGACTACGCCAGGTCGAGACTATTTCGAGAACAGTAATCTGGACATTTTCACTGGGACTGAGCTGTGTCTTCCCAACCCAGTATGTTTTATGAGACTATTCTCTGACAACTCCGGCAACAAGCCCGGCTGGTATGCTGAGTACGTGAAAGTAACCTGGAGCAAGATTGGAACTCCGAGCAAGACTCATCACTTCACTGTGGAGCAGTGGCTTGCCCTCAGTGAGAAACCGTATCAGCTACATGCCGAACGTAACGACTGCCCTCGTGTGATCAAGAAGGGTGCCTATGCCTACTCAACCGCTTGA